In the genome of Hyphomicrobium sp. CS1GBMeth3, the window CCCTCTTTGACGCCATCTGGTCACTAGGCCAGGGTCCGTGGCTAACTCGGAATGCTTACCCCGCTGCCGAGCCGGTTACGGACCCTGGTTGAGGGCCCATCCCTGAAAATACAGCGATTTCGTTGGTGCTACGGGTGGTCTCGTCGTCCGCGAAGGCCCGCTGTCTGCGCTCAATGCGTCCAACCGCCCTTAAAAAATCCGGGCGGCGGAAACTACTTAATCTTGGCTTCCTTAAACTCGACGTGCTTGCGCACGACGGGGTCGTAACGACGGAAAACGAGCTTCTCGGTCTGCGTGCGCGGGTTCTTCTTCGTCACGTAGAAAAAGCCGGTGTCTGCCGTCGAAAGCAGCTTGATCTTCTGGGTAATCTGCTTGGCCATTGGTCTTGGGACCTTGAATTAGGTACGTCTTGAATTTGGATTGGGCACCATACTGTTCGCGCCTTCGCTGTCAAGACGGACAATGGTGCGGGGGAGAAGTGCGCGTTCAAAACGGCCCCGACGGTGGAAGTAGAACGGGGCCGCGTCGGCGGGGCGAACCAGGAACGCGGCGATATCCTCCAGGATGTACTGCGTGATCGACGGCAGCTTCAGCGTGCGCGCGGCATCGATGGTAAACCAGTCGATATCCAGCAACTCGCCATCGATGCTGGATGCGCGGTGTGCGACCTCGCGTGCGTCCACGACGAAGAAGCGCGTGTCGTAGCGCCGCGGTCTGCCGGGTGGCGTGATGGCGCGAGCGAGGAACGTCAAGCCGCTGAGGTGCGGCTCGAACCCTTCGGCATGGAAGGCGCTCCAGCCGCCTGCGTTGGCCGGCTTGCTATCGTTCTGTGGGCGCCCGACGATGAAGCCTGTCTCTTCGAACGTCTCGCGAATGGCGGCCAATGCAAGTGCGGCGGCGCGCGTCGCAGAGGGGCGGCCGCGCATAGCGGCTTTGACGCATTCGGCTTCTGTCTCAGGGAGCGCGTGGCGGCGCGCGAGTACGCGATCCGTTGCTTCGACGCGGCCGCCTGGAAACACGAACGTGTTCGGCAGGAACACCTGCTCGGGGCGACGGCGGCCCATGAGGATGCGCGGGGCGGGCGACGAGCGGTCGACGATGATCAAGGTCGCGGCGTCGCGCGGGCGCAGCACGGCGCGAGGCGCGCTCGCACCTGTCCCGGCTTCCGCTTTGTGCGTCTGCGACATCGCGATTTCCAACGTCACTGGGCGCTGGGATCGGGAACGGGTGTCTCATCGGGCTTGCCGCTGAACCCGTGCATGCGCAGCGCCCATTGCATTCCGACGAGCGAGCCTTTGATCAGCGGCAGCAGAACGAGGCTCAGGATGACCGTCAGCGGCAGCCAGAGCGTGAGGTGCACCCAGCTCGGCGGCGCCACTGCCTTCTCGAGCATCAGCACGCCGGCAACCACGACGTGGCCGACGATGACCATCGTGAAGTAGGGCGGCGCGTCGTCCGCACGCTGATGATGAAGCTCCTCACCGCAAACGGGACATACGTCGCTGACCTTGAGGTATTGGCGAAACAGCGCGCCCTGGCCGCAGGCCGGGCACTTCTGACGCCAGCCGCGGAGCATGGACGTCTTGACGTCACGCTTCGGCGGCATCTCGGCGGAGCCCGGTTCTACCTGGTACTCGATCATGCAAACTCCTGTCCTGCTCTGCCCTACATAAGGCCAGCGAGCGCGGGGTCAAAGCGACATAATCCCGTAGTTTTACGCGCTAGCGACGACGGCCGTAGCGGCGGCCCATGCGACCCGCGCTCTTCAGGTGCTTCAGATGCTTCATGGATCCGGTTTTTCCCGGTGTCAGCATCTCGAAGCGAATGGCGCCGGCGCTCGGGATGACCTCGACGAGGCGCACCGTGACCGTATCGCCGAGCTGGTAGGTCTCGCCCGTGCGGTTGCCGACGAGGGCGTGGGCTTCCTCGACGTGCGAGAAAAAATCCTGGGTTAGCGTCGAGACCGGCACGAAGCCGTCGGCGCCGGTCTCCCTGAGCTTCACGAACACGCCGGAGCGCGTGACGCCCGCGATGCGGCCTTCGAACACGGCGTCGATGCGATCGGCGAGATGGGCGGCGATCAGGCGGTCGATGGTCTCGCGCTCGGCCGCCATGGCGCGGCGCTCGGCTGTCGAGATATCAGAGGCCGTGCCGCCGAGCTCGGCGATCTCGTTATCTTGCAGACCGTCGGGCCCGAGCTTCAGGGCGCGGATCAAGGCACGATGGACGAGCAGGTCGGCGTAGCGGCGGATCGGTGAGGTGAAGTGCGCGTATTTAGCGAGGTTCAATCCGAAGTGGCCGATGTTGGCCGGCGCGTATTCGGCCTGGGCTTGCGAGCGCAAGACGACCTCGTTGACGAGCTCGGGGACGGGCAGCGATTTGGCCTGCGCCAGGATACGATTGAATGCTTCCGGTTTGATGCCCGTGCCGACCGCGAGCTTGATCTCGAGCGTGTCGAGGAAGTCGCGCAGCGCTTTCAGCTTCTCCTTCGATGGCTCGTCGTGGATGCGATAGACGAGGGGCGTCTTGGCGTGTTCGAGCGTCTCGGCCGCCGCGACGTTGGCCTGGATCATGAACTCCTCGATCAGGCGGTGCGCATCGAGCCGCTCCGGGATAACGACGCGCGCAACGCGGCCTTCCTCATCGAGCAGGATCTTGCGTTCGGGAAGATCCAGGTCGAGTGGTTGCCGTGCATCGCGGCCGCGCGAGAGTGCCCCGTAGGCCTCCCATAGAGGCAGCAGCGCCCGCTGCATCAGCGGCGCGCACTTCTCGCTCACGTTGCCGTCGATGGCGGCCTGGGCCTCCTGATAGCTGAGTTTCGCGGCGCTTTTCATCACGGCGCGCTGGAACGTGTGCCGGCGCTTCTTGCCGCCTGCGTCGAACACCATGCGCACAGTGAGGCATGGCCGCTCCTCCAGCTCACGTAGGGAGCAGAGGTCGTTCGAGATGCGCTCGGGCAGCATCGGCACGACACGGTCTGGGAAGTAGACCGAGTTGCCGCGCAGGCGCGCCTCCTTGTCGAGGCGCGTGCCGGGCCGCACGTAATGGGCGACATCGGCGATGGCCACGGTCACGACGTATCCGCCGTGGTTTCTAGGATCCGTGTCCGGCTCGGCGTAGACGGCGTCGTCGTGGTCGCGGGCGTCGATCGGATCGATAGTGAGCAGCGGCATGCGGCGCAGGTCGGTGCGGTCTTGGTCTGCCGCGAATGGTGACAGCGCTTCGCTCTCCGCGACGACCGAGGAGGGGAAGTCGTCCGGCAGCCCGTGCGCGTGCACGGCGATGAGGCTGATCTTGCGCTGGTCGTCAGGATTGCCGAGACTTTCGAGCACGCGCGCTTCGGTGACGGATTGGCGATGCTTGGCGGAGAGATCGAAGCGCACAAGATCGCCATCCTTGGCGTCGCCGTCGTTGCCCGGGCGGACTTGCCAGGCGCGCAGCTCTTTGCGGTTGACGGGCTCGATGGTGCCACCGCCGCCCTTGCGCGTGCGGAAAATGCCGAGCAAGCGCCGCTTGTCGCGCGGCAGGATGCGGATCGCCTCGGCCTCGTAGGAGACGCCCTCGACGTCGGGTTGATCAAGTGCCGTGATGCGGGCGAGGATGCGATCACCGACGCCGATGGCGGCGTCGCGTTCCTCGCCGCGGGCGCGATGCGTCAGCACGAGCACGAGGGGTGGCTCGCCGTCGGCGTCCTTCCAGACGACCGGGCGCGCGATCAGGTCGCCATCCTCGTCGCGGCCGGTGACGTCGAGCACGGTGACAGGCGGCAGACGGCCGGCCTCATGCAGATCCTTGCGGCTGCCGGCGAGTGCGCCATCGGCTGCCATCTCGGCGAGCAGGCGCTTCAGCGCCGTGCGAGCCTCGCCCTTGATGTTGAAGGCGCGTGCGATCTCGCGCTTTCCGGCCTTGCCTTCGTGCTCGCGCAGGAAGTTCAGAATCTCCTCGCGCGAGGGGAGGGCGTCCTCGCCGTTGGGTCGCCTTTCGGCGGGCGCCTGGCGGAAGCCTTTCCTCACGTTTTTCGATGCTGGACGTTTCGGGGGTGATTTTCTGGCCATGGGCGGAGACCTTAGAGGCCTTCCGCCCGGTATTGAAGCGGTGCCGTCGCGGCGGCGCGGGATTTCGGCAGGTAACTTGTCGTGGGCCGGCTTTCGCCGGCCCACAGTCTCACAAGGGGCTCGCGGTCGGGCGAACGACGACCTCGTTAACGTCCACATCCTCGGGCTGGGAAATGGCATAGGAAATCGCCCGGGCGATCGCATCCGGCGTCAGGGCCGCCCTGCGCAAGCCGACGAGCATTTCCTTCGTCGCAGCGTCCGAGATATCGTCGCCGAGCTCGGTTGCTACGACGCCGGGCGAGATCGTCGTGACACGGATATCCGCGTTCTCCTGGCGCAGGCCTTCTGAGAAGGCCCATACGGCGTGCTTGGTGGCGCAGTACACTGCGGCCGTCGGCATCACCAAATGCGCCGCGATCGACGCGACGTTGATGATCTGGCCAGACCCGCGCGCCTTCATCCCGGGCAGCACCGCGGCGACGCCGTACAGCACGCCGCGGATGTTGACGTCGATCATGCGCTCCCACTCGTCCACCTTCATGGCTGCGACGGGCGCGAGCGGCATGACGCCGGAATTGTTGACTAGCACATCGATGTGCCCGAACGCGTCGCGGCCAAAATTGACGAACGCCTCGACATCGGCACGTTTGGTGACATCGACGGCCTTATGGCGCGCGGTGCCGCCCTTGGCGGTGATGTCGGCGACGAGCTTTTCGAGTCGCTCCACACGGCGCGCGCCGACCACGACCTTGGCGCCTTGCTCGGCGAGGAGCCGCGCTGCCGCCTCTCCAATGCCGCTGGACGCGCCGGTGATCAGGACGACCTTGTCTTTCACTCCACTCATGATCTCTCTCCTCGTTGCGATGGTGAGCGTCGTTGAGGGGAGAATGGTGGCGATGGTGCTGCCGGCGGTAGACCGATCCTCTGGTGTTCTTGCACGATCCTCCATTCGTGCAGTGTGGCTGTCGCCAGGGCGGCCAAGGAGAGCTATGTTTCGATTGAAATGTGACAACGAATGCAAGGCTTAAGCTATGGCCGATATTCGCGAGCTCGCTGCTCTCATTGAACAATTCACGGGCACGGACGGGGTTCATACGACCCCTTTGCCGCGCCTGTTCTTGCACCGCTCTTCGGCCCCGTCGGCGCCGGTGCACACGGTCTACGAACCCGCGTTCTGCATCATCGCGCAGGGCAGCAAGCAGGCTGTTTCCGGCGATCAGATCTATGTTTATGACGCCTCGAAGTATCTGGTCGTTTCGGTGGATGTGCCAATTGTCGCCCACATTACCGACGCCAGCGCTTCCAAGCCGTTTCTCGGTCTGCGCATCGATCTCGATCCGGCCGCCATCGGCGCGCTCATGATGGAAAGCGATGTGAAGCGGGCCGCCACCGCACAGCCGGGCCCCTCGCTCGGCGTCAGCGACCTCTCGACAGAGATCATCGATGCGGCCGTGCGTCTTTTGCGTCTTCTCGCCTCTCCGCGGGACATCCCAATCCTGGCGCCGCTCGCCGAGCGCGAGATCCTCTACCGCCTGTTGCGCGGCGAGCAGACGGCGCGACTGTCGCAAATCGCTTTTGCGGAAAGCAAGCTGCAGCAAGTGAACCGCGCCATCGGATGGATCAAGCGCAATTTCCGCGAGCCGTTTCGTATGGAGCTGATCGTCGATGCGGCCGGCATGAGCGCATCAGCGCTGCATCAACACTTCAAGACCGTGACGGGCATGAGCCCGCTCCAGTATCAAAAGCAGCTGCGTCTGCAGGAGGCGCGCACTCTGATCTTGCTGCAAAGCGTCGACGCGGCCACGGCGGGGCATGCCGTGGGCTACGATAGTCCGTCGCAGTTCAGCAGAGAGTATCGCCGCATGTTCGGCGCGCCGCCGCTGCGCGATGCCGAACGTCTGCGCGGGGTTTTGAGCGAGGCTCCGGTCTAGCGGACGGGACACGCACGCGAGGTTCTGATCAGCCTTCGGCGATGGCTTTGGTTTTGGCTTTTGGTGCCGCCTTCTTCGCCGCTTTCAACTTTGCCTTGGCGGGTTTGGTCTCGGCGTCGCCGTCACCGGCTGCCTTGGCCGCCTTCGGCTTTGCTGCCGCTTTGCCGCGCGCAGGCCTCTTGCCGCCGCCCTTGGCGACGCGCTCCTGCAGGAGGCGCACGGCATCGTCGATAGTGAGGGTCGCTGGATCCATGCCCTTCGGCACGGTGGCGTTGACCTTGTCATGGCTGACGTAAGGGCCGTACTTGCCGTCCAGCACCTGGATCTTGCCGCCGGCGCCCGGATGCTCGCCGAGATCCTTCAAGACGGTTTTTGTCGCCGCGCGTCCAAAGCGATTGCCTTTGCCGGCCTTCTTTTCGGCAATGAGCGTGACGGCACGATTGAGGCCGATCGTGAAGACATCCTCGATGCTGTCGACGTTGGCGTAGGTGCCGTCATGCAGGATGAAAGGACCATAGCGGCCGAGCCCGGCGGTGATCGGAGTGCCGGTTTCGGGGTGAATGCCGACCTCGCGCGGAAGCGAGAGGAGCTGCATGGCCTTCTCGAAATCGATGGTGGCGGCGTCGATGCCCTTGGGGATCGACGAGCGCTTCGGCTTCTCGTCGCCCTCGCCTTCGCCGAGCTGCAGGTAGGGGCCGAAGCGGCCGCTCTTGACCAGTATCGGCAGGCCAGTCTCAGGATCGAAGCCAAGCTCGCGATCGCCGCCGGCGCTCGTCGCTTCCCCGGTGAGCTGGCGCGTGTATTTGCAGTCTGGGTAGTTGCCGCAGCCGATGAAGGCGCCGTTCTTGCCGGAGATCTTGAGAGAAAGGCGGCCAGTGCCGCATTTCGGGCAGGCGCGCGGATCCGATCCGTCTTCCTTGGCCGGGAAGATGTGCGGGCCAAGAAGCTCGTTCAGCGCTTCCAGCACGTCGCCGACGCGCAGGTCCTTGATGTCGTCGACTGCGGCCGTGAAGTCGCGCCAGAAGTCGCGCAGCACCTGCTTGTACTCCAGGTCTCCGGCCGAGATCAGGTCGAGCTTTTCCTCAAGATCGGCGGTGAAGTCGAACTCGACGTATTTCTTGAAGAAGCTCTCAAGGAAGGCAATGACGAGGCGACCCTTGTCCTCCGGAATCAGGCGCTTCTTATCGATGCGGACGTAATCGCGCTCCTGCAGCACGGCGAGCGTCGAGGCGTAGGTCGACGGGCGACCGATGCCGAGCTCCTCCATGCGCTTGACGAGGGTTGCTTCCGAGTAGCGCGGCGGCGGCTGTGTGAAGTGCTGCTCGGCCTCGACGGCGCGATCAGTCAGCGGGTCGCCTTCGGCAAGCTGCGGAAGGCGGCTCGTATCCTCCTCGTCGGAGGTGTCGTCCTTGCCCTTCTCGATGGTGCGCACGCGGTCGTCGCGGCCTTCCTCGTAGACCTTGAGGAAGCCGTCGAATTGTACGACCGAGCCCGTGGCGCGCAGCGTGTACCTCTTACCGTCGCGGCCCTTGATCTCGATGTCGGCGGTGGTCTGCTCGAGCTCGGCGGAGGCCATCTGACTCGCGACGGAGCGCTTCCAGATCAGCTCGTAAAGGCGGGCCTGATCCCTATCGAGATAGCGCGAGACGGATGCGGGCGTGCGCGTGACGTCGGTCGGGCGGATGGCCTCGTGCGCTTCCTGCGCGTTCTTGGCTTTGGTTTTGTACTCGCGCACGAACGGGGCGACATAGCGCTGGGAGTACTCGCGCGCGATCATCCCGCGGATGGCGTTGATTGCCTCCGGAATGATGGTGACGCCGTCAGTTCGCATATAGGTGATGAGGCCCACGGTCTCGCCGCCGACGTCGACGCCTTCATACAGGCGCTGAGCGATCTGCATGGTCTGCTTGGCGGAGAAGCCGAGCTTGCGGGAGGCGTCCATCTGCAGCGTCGAGGTGGCGAAGGGCGCGTAGGGGTTGCGCTTCACGGCGCGGCGCTCGACCGAGACGACGCGGAACTCGCCCTTCTCGATGGCGCGCTTGATCGCGAAGGCGGACGCTTCGTCCTTGATGTCGAGCTTCTTCAGCGTGGTGCCGTCGACGCCGTAGAGCCGCGCCGGGAACTCTTCGCCCGACTTGGTGGCCAGTGTCGCCTCGACGGTCCAGTACTCGTCGGTCTTGAAGGCCTCGATCTCGGCTTCGCGGTCGCAGACGAGGCGAAGCGCCACCGACTGCACGCGGCCGGCTGAGCGGGCACCCGGCAGCTTGCGCCAGAGCACGGGAGACAGCGTGAAGCCGACCAGATAATCGAGGGCGCGGCGCGCGAGATAGGCGTCGACGAGGGGCTCGTCGATCTGGCGCGGGGCCGCGATGGCGGCCAGCACGGCCTGCTTGGTGACGGCGTTGAAGGCGACGCGCTCGATGGCGAGACCCTTCTTGATGGCCTTCTTTTGCTCCAGGATCTCGAGCAGATGCCAGGAGATCGCCTCGCCCTCGCGATCAGGGTCGGTCGCGAGAATCAGCTTATCGGCCTTTTTCACGGCGTCCGCGATCTCGCGGATGATCTTCTGGGAGCCGGAATCGATCTCCCAGGTCATGTCGAAGTCCTTGTCCGGAGCGACGGACCCGTCCTTGGACGGCAGGTCGCGCACGTGGCCGAAGGACGCCAGCACTTTATAGTTGCCGCCCAGGTACTTATTGATCGTCTTGGCCTTCGCGGCCGATTCAACGATGACGACGTTCATGTGCGCTTTCTTATGAGGCTCGAACGCTCTGGCGCTCCGGAAAATTGGGCCGTGCGCGCCACTTAAGGTTGTTTAACACGGTGCAATGCGCGGTCGTTTGGATCTTGAAACTCGGGGCGGGAACATGGGGAAGGAACGGTCGTCTGTCAAACGACCCGCAGTTTCGCCTTTCCATGCGGCAGCAAATATGCAGACGAACGCAATCCGGTTTTTGACTGAAATATATGACTAATTTTGAGTTAACCAAGCCCTGCCAGGCTGGGTGCCCGGGGAAGCAGCGGGCGAAGGGCAGCCGCCAGCTCGTTATAGTGGGCGATCACGGCGTCGGGTTGCAGCGTCTCCAGAGGTACGTCCGAATAGCCGAAGCTGCAGCCGACGACGGGAATGTCGGCGGCGCGGGCGGCCGCGATATCAATGCCGGTGTCGCCGATCATGACGGCCGCGCCGAGGTCGCCTCCGGCCATGCGGACGGCGCCGCGCACGTGGTCAGGGTGGGGCTTATACACTTCGAAGCTGTCGCGCCCTGCCACAGCGGCGAACAGGTCGTCGATTTCGAGCTCCCGCAGGAGATGCTCGGCGAGCGCCAGGCGCTTGTTGGTGCAGATCGCAAGGCGTGCGCCGGCGGCGCGAAACCCCTCAAGAGCCGCGATGGCGCCGTCGTAAGGACGCGTCAGGAGTGCGATGTTGGGCTCGTAATAGGAGAGGAAGCGGGCGAGCAGGCGGTCGACCTCGGCCTCGGGGAGTTGCAGCCCGGTCTGGTTCAGTCCCTCGACGATCATGCGGCGGGCGCCGAACCCAACCGTCTTGCGCAGCGTTTCAGCCGGAATGGGTGGCAGGGACAAATCTGACAGCGCATGGTTGGTCGCCGCCGCGAGATCGGGCAGGGAGTCGACGAGCGTGCCGTCGAGGTCGAAGACGAGGGTCGCGTTTTGCATGGCTCCGTTTAGGCGTATCGCGATGCGCCTGCAAGGCGGGCGCTTGCCGCGGCAGGCAATGGGTTCGGCACGTCTTGAAGCTTGCTCTCGCGGCAAACGGCTGGCAGAGAGGATTTCCGGAAGGATGGTCTATGTCGGTTGAGAGCTACAAGCTGGCCGCGGCGCGGCACGCCCTCAAGTTCGTCGAGCCGCGGATGCGGCTCGGCCTCGGCACGGGTTCGACGGCGGCGCTTTTCATCGAGCTGCTCGGTGCGGAGGTGCGCGCGGG includes:
- the rpmG gene encoding 50S ribosomal protein L33, translating into MAKQITQKIKLLSTADTGFFYVTKKNPRTQTEKLVFRRYDPVVRKHVEFKEAKIK
- a CDS encoding NUDIX domain-containing protein, with translation MSQTHKAEAGTGASAPRAVLRPRDAATLIIVDRSSPAPRILMGRRRPEQVFLPNTFVFPGGRVEATDRVLARRHALPETEAECVKAAMRGRPSATRAAALALAAIRETFEETGFIVGRPQNDSKPANAGGWSAFHAEGFEPHLSGLTFLARAITPPGRPRRYDTRFFVVDAREVAHRASSIDGELLDIDWFTIDAARTLKLPSITQYILEDIAAFLVRPADAAPFYFHRRGRFERALLPRTIVRLDSEGANSMVPNPNSRRT
- a CDS encoding DUF983 domain-containing protein is translated as MIEYQVEPGSAEMPPKRDVKTSMLRGWRQKCPACGQGALFRQYLKVSDVCPVCGEELHHQRADDAPPYFTMVIVGHVVVAGVLMLEKAVAPPSWVHLTLWLPLTVILSLVLLPLIKGSLVGMQWALRMHGFSGKPDETPVPDPSAQ
- the rnr gene encoding ribonuclease R, with the translated sequence MRKGFRQAPAERRPNGEDALPSREEILNFLREHEGKAGKREIARAFNIKGEARTALKRLLAEMAADGALAGSRKDLHEAGRLPPVTVLDVTGRDEDGDLIARPVVWKDADGEPPLVLVLTHRARGEERDAAIGVGDRILARITALDQPDVEGVSYEAEAIRILPRDKRRLLGIFRTRKGGGGTIEPVNRKELRAWQVRPGNDGDAKDGDLVRFDLSAKHRQSVTEARVLESLGNPDDQRKISLIAVHAHGLPDDFPSSVVAESEALSPFAADQDRTDLRRMPLLTIDPIDARDHDDAVYAEPDTDPRNHGGYVVTVAIADVAHYVRPGTRLDKEARLRGNSVYFPDRVVPMLPERISNDLCSLRELEERPCLTVRMVFDAGGKKRRHTFQRAVMKSAAKLSYQEAQAAIDGNVSEKCAPLMQRALLPLWEAYGALSRGRDARQPLDLDLPERKILLDEEGRVARVVIPERLDAHRLIEEFMIQANVAAAETLEHAKTPLVYRIHDEPSKEKLKALRDFLDTLEIKLAVGTGIKPEAFNRILAQAKSLPVPELVNEVVLRSQAQAEYAPANIGHFGLNLAKYAHFTSPIRRYADLLVHRALIRALKLGPDGLQDNEIAELGGTASDISTAERRAMAAERETIDRLIAAHLADRIDAVFEGRIAGVTRSGVFVKLRETGADGFVPVSTLTQDFFSHVEEAHALVGNRTGETYQLGDTVTVRLVEVIPSAGAIRFEMLTPGKTGSMKHLKHLKSAGRMGRRYGRRR
- a CDS encoding SDR family oxidoreductase, which encodes MSGVKDKVVLITGASSGIGEAAARLLAEQGAKVVVGARRVERLEKLVADITAKGGTARHKAVDVTKRADVEAFVNFGRDAFGHIDVLVNNSGVMPLAPVAAMKVDEWERMIDVNIRGVLYGVAAVLPGMKARGSGQIINVASIAAHLVMPTAAVYCATKHAVWAFSEGLRQENADIRVTTISPGVVATELGDDISDAATKEMLVGLRRAALTPDAIARAISYAISQPEDVDVNEVVVRPTASPL
- a CDS encoding AraC family transcriptional regulator; translated protein: MADIRELAALIEQFTGTDGVHTTPLPRLFLHRSSAPSAPVHTVYEPAFCIIAQGSKQAVSGDQIYVYDASKYLVVSVDVPIVAHITDASASKPFLGLRIDLDPAAIGALMMESDVKRAATAQPGPSLGVSDLSTEIIDAAVRLLRLLASPRDIPILAPLAEREILYRLLRGEQTARLSQIAFAESKLQQVNRAIGWIKRNFREPFRMELIVDAAGMSASALHQHFKTVTGMSPLQYQKQLRLQEARTLILLQSVDAATAGHAVGYDSPSQFSREYRRMFGAPPLRDAERLRGVLSEAPV
- the topA gene encoding type I DNA topoisomerase — its product is MNVVIVESAAKAKTINKYLGGNYKVLASFGHVRDLPSKDGSVAPDKDFDMTWEIDSGSQKIIREIADAVKKADKLILATDPDREGEAISWHLLEILEQKKAIKKGLAIERVAFNAVTKQAVLAAIAAPRQIDEPLVDAYLARRALDYLVGFTLSPVLWRKLPGARSAGRVQSVALRLVCDREAEIEAFKTDEYWTVEATLATKSGEEFPARLYGVDGTTLKKLDIKDEASAFAIKRAIEKGEFRVVSVERRAVKRNPYAPFATSTLQMDASRKLGFSAKQTMQIAQRLYEGVDVGGETVGLITYMRTDGVTIIPEAINAIRGMIAREYSQRYVAPFVREYKTKAKNAQEAHEAIRPTDVTRTPASVSRYLDRDQARLYELIWKRSVASQMASAELEQTTADIEIKGRDGKRYTLRATGSVVQFDGFLKVYEEGRDDRVRTIEKGKDDTSDEEDTSRLPQLAEGDPLTDRAVEAEQHFTQPPPRYSEATLVKRMEELGIGRPSTYASTLAVLQERDYVRIDKKRLIPEDKGRLVIAFLESFFKKYVEFDFTADLEEKLDLISAGDLEYKQVLRDFWRDFTAAVDDIKDLRVGDVLEALNELLGPHIFPAKEDGSDPRACPKCGTGRLSLKISGKNGAFIGCGNYPDCKYTRQLTGEATSAGGDRELGFDPETGLPILVKSGRFGPYLQLGEGEGDEKPKRSSIPKGIDAATIDFEKAMQLLSLPREVGIHPETGTPITAGLGRYGPFILHDGTYANVDSIEDVFTIGLNRAVTLIAEKKAGKGNRFGRAATKTVLKDLGEHPGAGGKIQVLDGKYGPYVSHDKVNATVPKGMDPATLTIDDAVRLLQERVAKGGGKRPARGKAAAKPKAAKAAGDGDAETKPAKAKLKAAKKAAPKAKTKAIAEG
- a CDS encoding HAD-IA family hydrolase; this translates as MQNATLVFDLDGTLVDSLPDLAAATNHALSDLSLPPIPAETLRKTVGFGARRMIVEGLNQTGLQLPEAEVDRLLARFLSYYEPNIALLTRPYDGAIAALEGFRAAGARLAICTNKRLALAEHLLRELEIDDLFAAVAGRDSFEVYKPHPDHVRGAVRMAGGDLGAAVMIGDTGIDIAAARAADIPVVGCSFGYSDVPLETLQPDAVIAHYNELAAALRPLLPRAPSLAGLG